GCTGCTCGGCGTAGGCGTCGTCCTGCCAGCGCGCCTTCATGTCGCGCAGCCGTTCGACGCGCTGGCGGGCCTGCTGCTGCTCGCGCTGCAGGTCGTCGATCTCCGCGCGCTGGGAGACGTACTCCCGCATCGGGTAGGCCAGTGCCACGATCAGCGAGCACATCACCAGCGCGAGCAGCGCGGCCCGGCCGGTCAGCCGGGAGCGGCGGGCCTGCCGCTTGGTCTGGGAGCGGTAGACCCGGGCCGCGGTCTGCTCACCGAGCAGCCGGATCCTGGTCGCGGTGGAGAACCGGTCCCGGTCCTTCACGGCCATGTGTCCGCCTCCCGCTCCGCCGTCATACGCGCGTACGTCCCCGGACACGGTACGGGACCGGGTACGGGGACGTACGTACGACGCTGCTACTTGCGGGTCGGGTCAGCCCTTGAAGCGCGGGAAGGCCGAGCGGCCGGCGTACACCGCCGCGTCGTCGAGGATCTCCTCGATGCGCAGCAGCTGGTTGTACTTGGCGACGCGCTCGGAGCGGGCCGGGGCGCCGGTCTTGATCTGGCCGCAGTTGGTGGCGACGGCCAGGTCGGCGATGGTGACGTCCTCGGTCTCGCCGGAGCGGTGGGACATCATGCACTTGAAGCCGTTGCGCTGGGCCAGCTCCACGGCGTCCAGGGTCTCGGTCAGGGAGCCGATCTGGTTGACCTTGACCAGGAGCGCGTTGGCCGCGCCCTCCTCGATGCCGCGGGCGAGGCGCTCGGGGTTGGTGACGAACAAGTCGTCGCCGACGAGCTGGACCTTGTCACCGAGCTTGTCGGTGATGGTCTTCCAGCCCTCCCAGTCGTCCTCGAACAGCGGGTCCTCGATGGAGACCAGCGGGTACGCCTCGACCAGCTCGGCG
This genomic stretch from Streptomyces sp. Go-475 harbors:
- a CDS encoding septum formation initiator family protein, producing the protein MAVKDRDRFSTATRIRLLGEQTAARVYRSQTKRQARRSRLTGRAALLALVMCSLIVALAYPMREYVSQRAEIDDLQREQQQARQRVERLRDMKARWQDDAYAEQQIRQRLHYVMPGETGFIVVDPHAAKQSHADLGAADRPWYANIWDGVDKSDASDQ